Proteins encoded within one genomic window of Gadus chalcogrammus isolate NIFS_2021 chromosome 6, NIFS_Gcha_1.0, whole genome shotgun sequence:
- the LOC130383974 gene encoding RILP-like protein 1 isoform X2, producing MMPGRYAHQYPYVPSFMNVSSAYPLGKSEREQQWTNKMTDIVNKQRHELCAKDHKLSKRNEEVEALQAQQLRLMRMNQDLRRRLAALEGQGKAGVQQRVELEALAQARLQELSLQQQELRALQQQLSGLEAERRGIGGPERRARAEVSPAQTTLVSTQVAVSSNKAVEAPTEPIRQPSLWVECGGDSGLLAGVFESEPLCPVYTSSSDTRPPRGVEEEVGEEEEEEKDVAACAAVSGGGEVSHGSGDESDTRFTLQELRDVLLERNELKAQVFVLEEELAYYKSEESEDEGMLFADPEPDPPCSAPAAQPDSGIRRLIFTAIMPMVAAGLIQDDPTLLPIRRLWSLV from the exons ATGATGCCCGGTAGATATGCGCATCAGTACCCTTATGTTCCGAGCTTCATGAATGTGTCTTCTGCGTACCCCCTAgggaagtcagagagggagcagcAGTGGACCAATAAGATGACAGATATTGTGAACAAACAGAGACACGAACTCTGTGCTAAAGACCACAAGCTGTCTAAGAGGAACGAAGAGGTGGAGGCG ctccaggcCCAGCAGCTGAGGCTGATGCGGATGAACCAGGACCTGCGCCGCAGGCTGGCCGCGTTGGAGGGCCAGGGCAAGGCAGGCGTGCAGCAGAGGGTCGAGCTGGAGGCGCTGGCCCAGGCCAGGCTGCAGGAGCTGAGCTTGCAGCAGCAGGAGCTGCGcgcgctgcagcagcagctgtccGGCCTGGAGGCTGAGCGCCGCGGCATAGGGGGGCCAGAAAGGAGGGCGAGGGCGGAGGTCTCTCCGGCCCAGACCACGCTCGTGTCCACTCAGGTCGCCGTAAGCAGCAACAAG gcTGTGGAGGCGCCAACTGAGCCCATCAGGCAGCCCTCACTGTGGGTGGAATGCGGAGGAGATTCTGGACTCCTGGCCGGTGTGTTCGAATCTGAGCCACTGTGTCCGGTCTACACCTCCTCGTCAGACACAAGACCcccaaggggggtggaggaggaggtgggggaggaagaggaggaggagaaggatgtgGCTGCCTGCGCG GCGGTGTCTGGGGGGGGTGAGGTCTCCCACGGTTCAGGGGATGAGTCAGACACACGCTTCACGCTGCAGGAGCTGCGGGACGTCCTGCTGGAGAGGAACGAGCTGAAGGCTCAGGTCTtcgtgctggaggaggagctagcaTACTACAAGAG TGAGGAGTCTGAGGATGAGGGGATGTTATTCGCTGATCCAGAACCAGATCCACCATGTTCTGCCCCGGCGGCTCAACCAGACTCGGGGATCAGGCGCCT GATTTTCACGGCCATCATGCCGATGGTGGCGGCCGGTTTGATCCAGGACGACCCGACCTTGCTGCCCATCAGGAGGCTGTGGTCCCTCGTATGA
- the LOC130383974 gene encoding RILP-like protein 1 isoform X1, with amino-acid sequence MMPGRYAHQYPYVPSFMNVSSAYPLGKSEREQQWTNKMTDIVNKQRHELCAKDHKLSKRNEEVEALQAQQLRLMRMNQDLRRRLAALEGQGKAGVQQRVELEALAQARLQELSLQQQELRALQQQLSGLEAERRGIGGPERRARAEVSPAQTTLVSTQVAVSSNKAVEAPTEPIRQPSLWVECGGDSGLLAGVFESEPLCPVYTSSSDTRPPRGVEEEVGEEEEEEKDVAACAQAVSGGGEVSHGSGDESDTRFTLQELRDVLLERNELKAQVFVLEEELAYYKSEESEDEGMLFADPEPDPPCSAPAAQPDSGIRRLIFTAIMPMVAAGLIQDDPTLLPIRRLWSLV; translated from the exons ATGATGCCCGGTAGATATGCGCATCAGTACCCTTATGTTCCGAGCTTCATGAATGTGTCTTCTGCGTACCCCCTAgggaagtcagagagggagcagcAGTGGACCAATAAGATGACAGATATTGTGAACAAACAGAGACACGAACTCTGTGCTAAAGACCACAAGCTGTCTAAGAGGAACGAAGAGGTGGAGGCG ctccaggcCCAGCAGCTGAGGCTGATGCGGATGAACCAGGACCTGCGCCGCAGGCTGGCCGCGTTGGAGGGCCAGGGCAAGGCAGGCGTGCAGCAGAGGGTCGAGCTGGAGGCGCTGGCCCAGGCCAGGCTGCAGGAGCTGAGCTTGCAGCAGCAGGAGCTGCGcgcgctgcagcagcagctgtccGGCCTGGAGGCTGAGCGCCGCGGCATAGGGGGGCCAGAAAGGAGGGCGAGGGCGGAGGTCTCTCCGGCCCAGACCACGCTCGTGTCCACTCAGGTCGCCGTAAGCAGCAACAAG gcTGTGGAGGCGCCAACTGAGCCCATCAGGCAGCCCTCACTGTGGGTGGAATGCGGAGGAGATTCTGGACTCCTGGCCGGTGTGTTCGAATCTGAGCCACTGTGTCCGGTCTACACCTCCTCGTCAGACACAAGACCcccaaggggggtggaggaggaggtgggggaggaagaggaggaggagaaggatgtgGCTGCCTGCGCG CAGGCGGTGTCTGGGGGGGGTGAGGTCTCCCACGGTTCAGGGGATGAGTCAGACACACGCTTCACGCTGCAGGAGCTGCGGGACGTCCTGCTGGAGAGGAACGAGCTGAAGGCTCAGGTCTtcgtgctggaggaggagctagcaTACTACAAGAG TGAGGAGTCTGAGGATGAGGGGATGTTATTCGCTGATCCAGAACCAGATCCACCATGTTCTGCCCCGGCGGCTCAACCAGACTCGGGGATCAGGCGCCT GATTTTCACGGCCATCATGCCGATGGTGGCGGCCGGTTTGATCCAGGACGACCCGACCTTGCTGCCCATCAGGAGGCTGTGGTCCCTCGTATGA
- the LOC130383977 gene encoding LOW QUALITY PROTEIN: RILP-like protein 2 (The sequence of the model RefSeq protein was modified relative to this genomic sequence to represent the inferred CDS: deleted 1 base in 1 codon) → MELREDASPASAFEKDAFQLTVEDVYDISYVIGRDLLKISSSGEEVSDLQFRIVRVLELFETVVKQYNLSVEELRLERDNLKTELDRILGENCTENGPPAVGPDQLVIDLKDPNRPRFTMQELKEVLQERNQLKAQLMVSQEELQMYKSGRLPMEPGMVEIDLESPPATDNGSAAGDDAREEPKDERTAISKLFSFRRK, encoded by the exons ATGGAGCTGCGGGAGGACGCCTCGCCAGCTTCGGCCTTCGAGAAGGACGCGTTCCAGCTTACCGTGGAGGACGTGTACGACATCTCCTACGTGATCGGTCGAGATTTACTCAAGATCAGCAGCTCAGGTGAGGAAGTGTCGGACCTGCAGTTCCGGATCGTCCGCGTTCTGGAGCTGTTCGAGACGGTGGTG AAGCAGTACAACCTgtcggtggaggagctgaggctGGAGAGGGACAACCTTAAGACCGAGCTGGACCGTATCCTCGGGGAGAACTGCACGGAGAACGGCCCG CCGGCAGTGGGACCCGATCAGTTGGTGATTGACCTGAAGGACCCCAACAGACCCCGGTTCACCATGCAGGAGCTGAAGGAAGTGCTCCAAGAGCGGAACCAGCTTAAGGCCCAGCTGATGGTGTCACAGGAAGAGCTCCAGATGTACAAGAG TGGCAGGCTACCAATGGAGCCAGGTATGGTGGAGATAGACCTGGAATCTCCCCCTGCCACCGACAACGGCTCGGCTGCAGGCGACGACGCCAGAGAGGAGCCGAAAGATGAGAGAACAGCCATCTCAAAACT GTTTTCATTCAGGAGAAAATGA